In Chrysoperla carnea chromosome 2, inChrCarn1.1, whole genome shotgun sequence, the following proteins share a genomic window:
- the LOC123293971 gene encoding uncharacterized protein LOC123293971 yields MSQEFIIENGDQQNLHNKNVENDQTNASDTEKADILMHSEDTRQPLIYLDDDTLKLNKHIEERIRNLQKTMLSLKSALTEEKEAWRREIEEMAQLYKHNECDCESYVSPCITDSDNDINYYPELTVSESVMDYEQKLSMYQRTLKAAQYGKRYQLRRQLAASAYKRRLLEVENMCNLELLRVKQSVQFLQPLQQLASEWDFRHSGESGDGNMKFSLDDNPSNISSSTSQANFQEKTNEFTNDTPPIECIGSIIYDEMAKLAMAINKPINFNSKTKELLTKTEESTSTIEQSQSAVWGNDSNNVSSTSTVGSLP; encoded by the exons ATGTCACAAgaatttataatagaaaatggTGATCAACAAAATTTGCATaacaaaaatgttgaaaatgatCAAACCAATGCATCCGATACTGAAAAGGCCGACATATTAATGCATTCAGAAGACACACGGCAACCACTCATTTATTTAGATGATGATActttgaagttaaataaacatattgaagAAAGAATTCGAAATTTACAAAAG ACAATGTTATCCTTAAAAAGTGCGTTAACAGAGGAGAAAGAAGCTTGGAGACGGGAAATAGAAGAAATGGCTCAGTTATATAAGCATAATGAATGTGATTGTGAATCATATGTATCTCCATGTATTACAGATTCCGATAATGACATTAATTATTATCCTGAGTTAACTGTCAGTGAATCTGTTATGGACTACGAGCAAAAATTATCAATGTATCAAAGAACATTAAAAGCGGCTCAATATGGAAAacg GTATCAATTAAGAAGGCAATTGGCTGCAAGCGCTTATAAAAGACGTTTGCTAGAAGTTGAAAACATGTGCAATTTAGAATTATTGCGAGTAAAACAAAGTGTTCAATTTTTACAACCACTTCAGCAGCTTGCCTCTGAATGGGATTTTCGACACTCGGGAGAATCAGGAGAtggaaatatgaaattttcgtTAGATGATAATCCATCCAATATTTCAAGTTCCACTTCACAGGCAAATTTCCAAGAAAAAACTAATGAATTCACAAATGACACACCACCAATCGAATGTATCGGAAGTATTATTTACGATGAAATGGCTAAACTAGCAATGGCTATAAATAAGCCAATCAATTTTAACAGTAAGACCAAAGAACTATTAACAAAAACTGAAGAGTCTACGTCAACCATTGAACAATCTCAGTCTGCTGTTTGGGGTAATGATTCGAATAATGTATCATCTACCAGTACCGTGGGTAGTTTACCATAG